The Thermodesulfatator atlanticus DSM 21156 region CAGGGCCGCCTTGACATGGCGGTGCTTTTTGAGGGCAGGTGTTATCTTTTCGAATTCAAGGTAGTGGATGATAAACCTGAGGGCAACGCGCTTAAGCAGCTAAAAGAGAAGCGCTACTTTGAGAAGTATCAGGGAAAGTGCGAGAAGATCTGGCTCATCGGGGTTGAGTTCAGCAAGCGGGAGCGGAACATTGTTTCTTTTGAGGTGGAAGAGATTTCCTGAGATCGCCAGAGC contains the following coding sequences:
- a CDS encoding PD-(D/E)XK nuclease domain-containing protein — encoded protein: QGRLDMAVLFEGRCYLFEFKVVDDKPEGNALKQLKEKRYFEKYQGKCEKIWLIGVEFSKRERNIVSFEVEEIS